In Methyloprofundus sedimenti, the genomic window GTGGCCAGCAACATTCTATTTTAAGTTTTGAACGTGGCGTACAAGGTCTGCGTTATATAAACCTACCTTCAGGCATAGGATATAAAGATCAGACTATTCGGCTTATTGCTCATCATTTAACGATTAATGACCAGCAAGCCAGCATCGTTTTATTTACCAACCCCAAAATACACAAGCAGGCTAAAGTTCTGGTTATTGCGCCACACCCCGATGATGCTGAAATTGCTGCATTTGGTTTATATAGCCAACATAACAGTTTAATACTCACCATAACAGCCGGTGAAGCAGGCCCGCATATTTATGATGAGGTGTATGCGGATGAAAACCAGCATTATCAGGAAAAAGGTAAACTTAGAGTTTGGAACAGTATAACCGTGCCCATGTTAGGAGGTGTTAGCCCTGAGCATGCAATAAACCTGGGATACTTTGACGGCACTTTACAACAAATGGCCAGCAATAAACCCCGTTCGGTTCATTCAAGGTTTACTGGCATTGATAATGTCAATCATTTTAGGGGACAAAACCTGTCCAGTTTAACGCCTCTAAGCGCAGGCAAGGCAAATTGGCCTGCTCTGATTGACGATATAAAGCAGATTTTGCAGGACTATCAACCAGATATCATTATCACACCTTATCCTGCATTAGACTGGCATACCGATCATAAGCTTTCAACACTAGCCGTCATTAGCGCTATTAAGCAGTTAGGGCTGCAGCAGGGCCAGCTGTTACTCTACACCAATCACTTAACAGCCAATAATTATTTTCCTTACGGACAGCAGGGTGAGCAGGTCTCTATACCGCCTGATTTCAATCAATCACTGTATTTTGACAGTATTTATTCATTTAATCTGCCCAAGCCTAAAGAAAAGATTTTGGTGCTTGAAGCAATGAATGATTTACGCAACGATACCAGTTGGCTAAATATTTCCGGGGCATTTAAAATATTTATGACGACGCTGGGAAATAAACTTTTATTCAAAGATCAGACTTATTTTAGAAGGGCCGTCAGAGCAAATGAATTATTTTTAGTCGTTAATTTTTCAAGTTTATATAGAATAGAAACTATAAATTCTCTAAACCATTAAGAATGAGAATTTTTCATGCCCTAGAAATTTAGCCTGACTGCCGGGCGTTATATTTGAAAAGAACACGACATGACCCTATCATCCGAAGCCCAAAAAGTATTTCGTGAAACAAGAAAACTTTATCGATTTTCTTTAAATCCAGAAAATATTTTTGGCTCATCTAAGTATATCTTTATGTTTAGTCATATGCGCAGCCGATCTTCCGTGCTCTCTCATGTACTTGGAAGTAACCCAGATATTTGCGGACATAGCGAATTACATTTACCTTATAAGGGCCGTATGTCCTTATGGAAGATGCAGATTGAACTGTTTAATGATTTAAAGTGCAGCCTCAAGGATAAATATCTTTTTGATAAAATCCTGCATGATTTCGAATTTTCAGAGCAAGTATTGGAAATTTCCAAAGCGAAAATCATTTTCCTGTTAAGAGATCCAGAAAGCACCATCAAGAGCATCATGAATATGGGTTATATTACCGGAATTGAATGGTATAAAGATCCGCTTCAAGCGACTAATTACTATTGCTCCCGATTACAACAACTCGAAGATTTGGCTCAGCAGACCGGAGGCAATTACTTTTTTATTGAATCTGCTGAGCTTATTGATAATACAGACTATATTTTAGAAAAATTAACGCAATGGCTAAACCTGAGCGAAGCTCTGGATAAAAGATACTCGGTTTTCCACAATACGGGTAAAACCGGGCGCCGAGGAGGAGACCCCTCAGACAATATTAAATCGGGAGTACTGAAAAAAACACCAGGTTACCCAGACATACAAATTCCCCCGGATGTGTTGCATACAGCAGAATCTGCTTACGAACAATGCAGGCTTAGCCTACTGAGTAAACTGCTCAAATAGCTGAATACCATTCGACTCATCTAACTATCCCCCGGTTTCATGCGGGCCATAGTTTCTATCTTGAATAGTGGTTTGAAAGATATCGGTTTGCATACAGCTAGGCTCTACGCCATAAGTTTTTAAGCGATTTGTCTGGATACACCCAAGTAAATAGTCTGAGGGCATGCGAATGGGGTAAGCCACTTTTAACATCTTTTTCGCACCCACTAGCGTCAACATATAACCCACGGTAAAAATAATAGTACGTTTTGAATTTTTTGAAGGAAATCGATACCTTGCCAATTTAAAGCCGGGGGCAAGTGTTCGTTTTAGCGGCCAGCTTTTTGCCTTGCCATGAAGCAGATAAATAAGCTCCCAGTCATTTTTCAGAGTCTCTATTTTCTGAATTATGTTTTTAAATTGTGGGTCAAAAATCATATCATCTTCCAGAATAATACAACTAGGTATGTTTTCCTGAACCATTTTTTCATAGATACCGATATGACTCAGTGCGCAGCCAATTTCTCCGGGAACTAATGTGTGTCCTAGCAATTTTTCAGCAAGTTCCAGGTCTGCCTTTGATTTTTGTTCTTCCGTCAAAGTTCTGCCATCGACAGCATCAAAAAACTCAAACGGAATATTTTGCTCCTGCATCTGTCTGACTATATGCTCCCTACGCTCAGTGGCACGTTTGAGGCTAATAATAAGGACTTTAGTTTGTATGGTCTGGTTATTCATTTATTTTTTAGCTTCAATAACATGGAGCTCTCGTCTCACCTAATCATTCCCCGTTTTATGCGGGCCATAGTTTCTATCTTGAATAGTGGTTTGAAATATATCAGTTTGCATGCAGCCGGGCTCAATGCCATAGGTTTTTAAGCGATTTGCTGGATGCGTCCGAGCAAATAGTCTGAAGGCATGCGAATAGGGTAAGCCACTTTTAACATCTTTTTTGCACCCTCTAGCGTCAACATGTAGCCAGCGGCATAAATAATAGTACGTTTAGAATTTTTTGAAGGAAATCGATACCTTGCCAATTTAAAGCCGGGGGCAAGTGTTCGTGTTAGCGGCCAGCTTTTTGCCTTGCCATGAAGCAGATAAATAAGCTCCCAGTCATTTTTCAGAGTCTCTATTTTCTGAATTATGTTTTTAAATTGTGGGTCAGCAATCAAATCATCTTCCAGAATAATACAACTAGGCATGTTTTCCTCGACCATTTTTTCATAAATACCGATATGACTCAGTGCGCAGCCAATTTCTCCGGGAACTAATGTGTGTCCTAGCAATTCTTCAGCAAGTTCCAGGTCTGCCTTTCATTTTTGTTCTTCCGTCAAAGCTCTGCCATCGACAGCATCAAAAAACTCAAACGGAATATTTTGCTCCTGCATCTGCCTAGCCATATGCTCCCTACGCTCAGTGGCTCGTTTGAGGCTAATAATAATTACTCTAGTTTGAATTACATCGTTGTTCATTTACAACACCTGACTTTGTTTAAATAGCTTAAAACTATTTTCTATTAATTTTATTACTTATTTGCTATTCGACCAATATGTCAATCCCGAATTCATATAATAACTGCAACACCTCTTTAAAGGGTTAGATGGTATAGTTTCCGTCGACTAAAACCTGAAACTAAAAAGAGGTGCTCAATGAACACGTTTAACCATCTAACCCAAGAGGAAAGATTTTACATTTATACGCAACTAAAACAAGGCGTTTCTAAGAATCAAATAGCCATCACATTGGGGCGTCATAAATCAACTATTGGACGTGAAATTACGCGTAATACAGGTCAGTGTGGTTATCGTTACAAGCAAGCTGAGAGAATAGCTAAACAACGCCATATTGATAAGCCCAAAAACATCAAGATGACGGCTGAGTTACAACAGATAATAACGCCTTTAATCAAAGAGAAATGGAGTCCTGACTGTATTTCAGGACGCTTAAAACAACAAGGTAAGGACTCCGTCAGTCATGAGACTATTTACCGTTATATTTTAGCTAACAAAGCAGCCGGTGGCGATTTGTATACTTATTTGAGGCATCAAGCCAAACCTTATCGTAAGCGATATGGAAAAAATGATTATCGCGGAACGATACCCAGCCGTGTTGATATTGATGAGCGACCACAAGTGGTTGATGATAAAACGCGTTTAGGTGATTGGGAAGCAGATACTGTTATCGGTAAAGGACATAAAGGCGTATTGGTGACGCTGACTGAACGGGTCTCAAGGCTCAACTTCGCCATCTCAATTGAGCGTAAAGAATCTGAATTAACGAAAGAGGCGATTATCAATGCTCTTGAGCCTTTTAAACGTTGGGTTCACACGATTACCTTTGATAATGGACGTGAGTTTTGTGGGCATGAAGCCATTGCAAAAACACTCGACTGCGGCACTTATTTTGCCAAACCGTATCATTCGTGGCAACGAGGTTTAAATGAAAACCACAATGGCTTATTAAGGCAATACTTCCCTAAAAAAGAACCTTTGGATAAGGTAACTCAAGATGAGGTTGATAGTGCAATTACAGCACTTAATCATCGTCCAAGAAAAGGGTTAAATTACAGAACTCCATGGGAAGTATTTTGCCAAATAACGGGGGTTGATATAAATAAATCACAGGGTGTTGCATTAATTGCTTGAATTCGCGAATTATGATTTAAGTAGCTTTACCAGTAACGGAAGTAACGTTTTCCAGGCCAGCGCATTTATATCGGCTGGTCTTGCTTGTTCAGAGAAGCATGTGATTGCCCTGTCAGAATGAGGATGCCAGTCTGAGTAATTTAGTTCATCCGGATTATAGAGTGCCAACTGACGTTTATTTAAGCCTGCAGCAATATGTACTATGGCCGTGTCCACTGAAATAACCCAGTCTGCTTTTAGTATCAAAGCAATTGCATCATAAATCGTTCTGGATTCCGGATTATAAAAAACATTATCCCTCGCCACATCAGCACAGAGTTTTTCAACCTCTGAAACGGTATCAGGCGTAGAAAGAACAGCAATATTAATAGCCGGTAGAATATCCAGTGCAGCGTTAATTATTTTTCTGGTATTTGCGTTATTTAATCGCCTGGCTTTATCACCACCACAGGGATTAATAACCAGCAAGGGCTTATTGGCTATGCCTTCCAGGAATCTCTCCACCTTTAGCACTGCTGCTGTATTAAGCGGAATATGGTATTTTGGATGTTCTTCTTTAATCCCAAGACACTGTAAAAGATAAACGAGTTTCTCTGAAAAATGCAGCCCATGTGTCAGTTTACCCAGCTTTAAATTAACACGCCCAATGTCATCATCTAATCCGGCAACCCGCTTGGCCTGTACTTTATTTAACAGATACAGATCCTTCATTTTCATATGCATATTAAAATGAATCAGTAAATCAACGGGCCTGAGTTGTTGCGCCAAATAATTTAACTGTCTATATGTCGGCCTGCCGGAGACTTCCAGTACTTGATCAACATCTAAATAATCCGCAAAATAACCAGACATAGCAGCCGAGGTAACAATCGTAATTTTGATACCCGGATACGCCTTGCGCAGTGGCTTGATCATGAGTGAAGACACAATGGCATCGCCCCATTTTGCATCCCAGCGGATAAAAACAACATGCTGCAAATCTGCGACAGGGCAGATTACATCGTCTACTTTACTATCAAATAGAAAAACACCAAGCTTTCTTCTGATTCTATCCCTGGCAAGCTGCCATGATTTATTAACACGCTTGAGTAACATATCGTAGTCTTCTGGGTATAAATAATTTATGACGTTTTGTTGACAGTATAAAATTTAGCATCGATTGACTTACAAAACATATACAAAAAACACGGTATTAACTAAACCCCATTTTTGCCTTACTTTAACCACTCGCGCTCAAATGAAAAAATAAGCAGTTTATTCTTTGGCTTGCCTCAAGTTAACCTGGGGATAACCCGGATAGCACTTCTATTGTCTAACGCTATCTGACGGACATTATCGATAATATAGTTTTCGATTTGCCTATTTTATCACCTGATAATCAATAGGTAGATAACTCAAAGTATTCAACAGCTGCGGCAGTATATACTCTGCCCTGTATCGGGCTTAATCTGCAGCAATCAAATGCTTATAACTCCCTTTACGAATATTAAAAAAAGCCAGCTCAGGCAGACTCATTAAAATACCCATAGCGCCATCTTTTAAGGCCTTACCTGAATCAAAAGGTATGGCAAGTCCACCGTATACACTTATCGTGGTTGCGGCAAGCAAGTTAATCGAGCCAAATATTGGTCGCAACAGGATATTATCATCCGTAAAAATCAGAAAGGGAGCATCCTGATCATTAAATTTGTAATCACTCGCGCTAAGTGTATTAAATTCTCTAAAAAAAACCAGTGCATTATTTTCTTCCCTGTACATTTCCTGAAGCTGTTGATGTCGAAAAGAAGGCAATGTTTGCTTTGAATAGGCATCAGAGAGACTATGAAATGAACCAAAGGGAATAAACGCGATTAAATCTTCACTGGTCAACTGGCTTAGTTCTATAATTTGTTTGTTATTTGTGGGTATCTGGCTAATGGTACGGATAATTTCAGTAACACAGTTACGGGTGAATAAATCATAGCTATACAGTGACCGCATTTGCTGATCAATATTTATTTGATAAGCCTCGAATCTGGCTAAACTTGTTTCGCGCTGGAACTCAGTTAGTCTAGGGTATAGCCCGGTTGGCAGAGGAATTGATTTGGTTGCTAATAGCTGCTCTCCAGATATCCTGAAATCCTGTTTGTTTTGCAGGCCACGTTCGCGTTCATAGTAATAGTTACCAAGCATTTCAAGCTCACCATAAGCTTTCTCGGTAAGCGCATTTGTGGGTGTAAATAGTTCTGCTTTTAACTGGAAAATTCGAGACAAAGCCTGTTTTTGCTGGCTTAGAAATTTTGTTTTATAGCGCGCTACTTCAACGTCAGAAATGCTCGGGCTAGACTCGCGAAAAGTATCCAGGAAAACTAACTTTCTCGAATCAATGGCAATGGCAAGACTTAATATTCGCGCATAGAGTGCGAAAGCAGCACTGCCCCAGCCTGGACGCCGAGAACCTAGCAGGGTTAATAAATTATGCGTTAATAACTGTTGCAAGCTTTTTAATTGAATAACCTCTGATTGAGAAAGCTTGAATACTGACTGCTCAGGGCTAAAATAGAACTGTTGATCCAGGGAACTTCGATTCTGGATAGCTTGCAATAGCAATATCTTGCTGACGGTATCCAGGTAATGACTGGCAAATGAATAGGGAATAGATGAAAATGTTCCCTCGCTGAACTGTAAGCTGTTTTTCGGCCAGGGTTCCGGACGCAGAGTCTTAATTTCAGCGTTCAGTTGTTGAGTGCTGTTAGTTAAAAAAGCAGCGCCATACTTTTGTTTTATTTGCTCCTGAAGACGATAAATTGTCAATGATTCTGCTTCAAGCGGTACAGCATCATTAGCAAACAGCCCCGCACCCTGGATATTTAATTGGGGATGCTGAGCCCGATTGCTTAATATTTCAATATTAAGATCAATTTCTTTGCGAATGGCATCCTGCTGTTTTTGCTGTAAGAAGCGTAGATTGAAATGATTATGCAGCTGCTCATAATCTTTCTCATTCAGATCTAGCGACGCCTGATGAAAGGTTCTGTTTTCTAGAAAACGATATTGAAAATCAAAATCCGTGCTGGAATCTTTGACTAAACGAATTATGCCTCCGTCATTGTACTGAAAATGATAGGTTTCATTATCGAAACGCAGTGCTGTATGCCCGCCGCTGGCATTACCTTCACTGGCTGCAATGTAAATATAATCAAACGATTTTGCAGACAACAAAGGTGCAAACAATAAGCTTAAAGCTGTATTTAGTATAAAAAAAAGATATATTGCTTGCACAGTCTGAATATTGAATACCCGGGGTTGTTATGCTTCGCGCAACAGAGACCGCGCGAAGCATACTATGAATTCTAGTCTTTTTTCATCTCATAACCTTTCTGAATCAATTTCATTCTATCGGCATCAGAGTTGGCTATTTCAGCTTTATAGGTTTCGTATACACTGCCTGTTATGTCAGATTTTTTTAAAGCTTGACCTATGGCAATCATGGTTGGTTCATCATCCTCCCAATTTGTAATCCCGTTGGCAGTCGCAATTTGTGAGATACCTCTGGAAAAAGCATCTCGGTCAAAATCTGAAGTGGTGACATAGGCACTGGTATAACCTATAACTTGAAGTTGATACTCTTCATTATCCGCTGAAGACTTGCTGCTGCTACTCGAAGCGGATGACTTTGAGCTACCGCCTGAGCTGTTTGATGAGCTTTTGGAGCTATAAGAAAAAGAACATCCTTGTGCAAGACTTATTATAATGAGCACGGGAAACAGAAATGGTTTAATTTGCATGGTTAAAATCCTGTCTTGGTTTTAATTTGAATTTATCAGACTCTAATCATAAACACTTTATGCATTTATTGCCTTAAAATAATACTGTTTTTATCGTATCGGTACAGTTTAATAATCATTTGTAATGAGAATGAAATAATTTATTCAAGCTTGTATAGTATAAATAAGTATTCGTTTCCCGAATATCAATGCAACTACATAGACTGGTCCAGGGAAGGCAGCTATCGCTAGTCTTTAAGTTTATGGCAAAATGCCGTAAATATACTCTTATAAAAGTGAGATAAAACATGACAGAATCCGCTATTTTATTTTCTGAAGCTAAAAAATTTATCCCTGGTGGTGTTAATTCACCTGTACGTTCTTTTAGTGGTGTCGGAGGAACACCTGTTTATATAGATCATGCCAAAGGCGCTTATTTATACGATTCAGAAGGTAAACAATATACTGATTATGTCGGTTCATGGGGGCCGATGATCGTTGGTCATGCACATCAGGATGTGCTCGATGTTGTTAATGAGACGGCTGCTAAAGGACTTAGCTTTGGAGCGCCAACCGAGCTTGAAACCTTAATGGCAAAAAAAATCTGTAAACTGGTGCCATCAATTGAGCAAGTGCGCATGGTGAGCTCTGGTACAGAAGCGACCATGAGTGCTATACGCCTTGCACGGGGATATACCGGGCGGAACAAGATTGTAAAATTTGAAGGTTGCTATCATGGCCATTCCGATTCTTTACTGGTCAAAGCCGGTTCAGGAGCCTTAACCCTAGGAGTACCAAGCTCCCCTGGTGTTCCAGCGGCTGTTGCAGCAGATACGATCACCCTGACCTATAATGACAGCGACTCAGTTAAGCAGACTTTTGCGCAAATCGGTGAGCAAATTGCAGCAATAATTGTTGAACCGGTTGCGGGAAATATGAACTGTATTTTACCCGTCCCGGGGTTTTTAGAAACATTGCGTGAAGTCTGTGACCAGTATGAAACGGTATTAATTTTTGATGAAGTCATGACAGGGTTTCGGGTAGATAAACACTGTGCCCAAGGCTTATATAATATTAAGCCTGACTTAACGACTTTAGGGAAAATAATAGGCGGAGGCATGCCGGTAGGCGCTTTTGGCGGAGCGCATAAAATCATGTCATCTCTTGCACCTGTAGGTTCCGTTTATCAGGCTGGAACTTTATCCGGGAATCCGGTTGCCATGGCTGCGGGTTATAAAACGCTGGAATTATTATCGGCGGCCAATTTTCATCAACATTTGGCAGAAAAAACCCGGCTATTAGCTGAAGGGATTCAGGCAAAAGCGATTGCGGCAGGGATAGGAATGTCTATTAATGTAGTTGGTGGAATGTTCGGCTTATTTTTTAGTCAGGATGACCATATCAGCAGTTTTGCTCAAGTAATGCGCTGTGACCAGGAACTCTTTAAACAATTTTTTCATGGTATGCTAAATGAAGGCTTTTATTTGGCTCCTTCAGCTTTCGAAGCGGGTTTTGTTTCATCAGCACACAGTGATGCGGATATTACCGCGACTATTGCTGCTGCTGAACGCGTATTTAATCAATTATAAAGATACCTGCCTGGGCATAATGGCCCAGCCTATTTATGCCTAGATTTTCATCCTCAACACAAGATTTATTCACGCGCTTTTCAGCAGAGGAAAGCGCTTTAATTCAAAAAGCTATAGCGCTGGTTGAAAATCTTGAAGCTATTGAATCCAATCACCCGAATGGCATTGATGTTGCCTTAAATTTACTGAGCCTCAATGTTGATTTAGAAACAATACTGGCGGCAATCCTAAGTGATTCACGATTATTAAATTATCCTCTGAAAACTGAGTTTGGATCAGTTGTAGCAAGCTTAGTGAGTAATATTAAAGAACTTAATTCGCTTAAAATCTATTCAAAAAATATATCAACACAAGCCTCGCAAATAGAAATACTTAGGCGCATGCTGTTATCCACTGCTAATGATATACGTGCGCTATTGATTAAATTGGCATATCGTTTAGCGAGACTAAAAACATTAGCTCAGGAAGAACAGGAAATACGTCATTTTATAGCCCAGGAAACCCTCGACCTGTATGCCCCGATTGCTAATCGTCTAGGTATCGGACAATTAAAATGGGCGCTGGAAGATTATGCTTTTCGCTATTTAGAACCCGAAAATTACTTATTTGTAGCCAAAGAACTAGAGAACAAACGTGTACACCGGCAAGAATGTATTGATGCTTTTATCCAGCAATTAAATAAGGCATTAAGTGATAGCGAATTGCGGGTCGAAATCAAAGGTCGCCCCAAGCATATTTATAGTATCTGGCAAAAAATGCAGCGCAAGAATCTGCCGATTGAAGATCTATATGACTTATTAGCAGTGCGAGTAATTACGCAGCAAACGGCACATTGCTATGAGATATTAGGCATAGTTCATCAGCATTGGACTTCAATTCCTAAAGAATTTGATGATTATATTTCCAATCCGAAAAATAATGGCTATCAATCTTTGCATACAGTAATTTTAGATGCCGAAAATAACCGCATAGAAGTACAAATACGCACTAAGGAAATGCATGACTTTGCCGAGCTCGGTGTCGCGGCACATTGGCGTTATAAAGAAGGCAGCAAGCAAGATATTGCAACAGAGAAAAGCATTGCTTCATTGCGTCAGTTATTAGAAGAAAAAGACGGTGATACTCTGCTGGCAAGTTTCCGTACCGAGCTATTCGCTGATAGAGTGTATGTACTAACGCCGACGGGGCAGTTAATCGATTTGATAAAAGGCGCAACCCCCCTGGATTTTGCCTATGCAATTCATACAGATGTCGGGCATCGTTGTCGCGGTGCCAAAGTTAATGGCTCGATTGTTTCATTAACATACCCGTTACAAACTGGAGAGCAGGTTGAAATTCTCACCTCGAATGAAATTGCACCCAACCCGAAATGGATTGACCCAAATCTGGCTTATTTAAAGACCCCGCGCGCAATCCAGAAAGTCAAGGCATGGCTTAAACTACAAGGGAAAGACAAGCATCTCTTGATGGGGCAGCAACAGCTGGAAAAAGAAGTGCTGCGCATAGGGCTAAAAAAAGATTATCAAACAAAGTTATTACAGCATTTTAATTTATCCGATATGAATAGGTTATATATTGCTTTGGGGCGTAAAGTCATTAACAGCAGGCAATTAAATAATGCCTTACTAGAAATTGAAGGAAAAAAAGAGAAAGCAAAAGTAAAAAAAGTAACGCCGTCACAAACCAATAAACTGGAAATTACAGTCGCCGGAACAGATAATATTTTGACTCATTTTGCCCGGTGCTGTGAGCCTCAATTGGATGATGAATTAATAGGCTATATTAGTCACACCAACGGTATCGCCATTCACAAAGTGGATTGCGAAAATATACGCAAGCTAGATGATGAGCAAAGAAAGCAAATTTTTGCGGTTAATCTGAAAGTGAATAATGCCTAATCGGTTTTTTGCTGTCTATTTG contains:
- a CDS encoding PIG-L deacetylase family protein encodes the protein MLKKSLIILFLLVLCGLVAYFSLAAKYNYDVAQNYQYAFQNSQHTVIHAQIKQGEFNFDSVPNWDTGFIGLNVSATLTGYFAEPYVEIIGGQQHSILSFERGVQGLRYINLPSGIGYKDQTIRLIAHHLTINDQQASIVLFTNPKIHKQAKVLVIAPHPDDAEIAAFGLYSQHNSLILTITAGEAGPHIYDEVYADENQHYQEKGKLRVWNSITVPMLGGVSPEHAINLGYFDGTLQQMASNKPRSVHSRFTGIDNVNHFRGQNLSSLTPLSAGKANWPALIDDIKQILQDYQPDIIITPYPALDWHTDHKLSTLAVISAIKQLGLQQGQLLLYTNHLTANNYFPYGQQGEQVSIPPDFNQSLYFDSIYSFNLPKPKEKILVLEAMNDLRNDTSWLNISGAFKIFMTTLGNKLLFKDQTYFRRAVRANELFLVVNFSSLYRIETINSLNH
- a CDS encoding sulfotransferase family protein, producing the protein MTLSSEAQKVFRETRKLYRFSLNPENIFGSSKYIFMFSHMRSRSSVLSHVLGSNPDICGHSELHLPYKGRMSLWKMQIELFNDLKCSLKDKYLFDKILHDFEFSEQVLEISKAKIIFLLRDPESTIKSIMNMGYITGIEWYKDPLQATNYYCSRLQQLEDLAQQTGGNYFFIESAELIDNTDYILEKLTQWLNLSEALDKRYSVFHNTGKTGRRGGDPSDNIKSGVLKKTPGYPDIQIPPDVLHTAESAYEQCRLSLLSKLLK
- a CDS encoding glycosyltransferase family 25 protein, which encodes MNNQTIQTKVLIISLKRATERREHIVRQMQEQNIPFEFFDAVDGRTLTEEQKSKADLELAEKLLGHTLVPGEIGCALSHIGIYEKMVQENIPSCIILEDDMIFDPQFKNIIQKIETLKNDWELIYLLHGKAKSWPLKRTLAPGFKLARYRFPSKNSKRTIIFTVGYMLTLVGAKKMLKVAYPIRMPSDYLLGCIQTNRLKTYGVEPSCMQTDIFQTTIQDRNYGPHETGG
- a CDS encoding IS30 family transposase; this translates as MNTFNHLTQEERFYIYTQLKQGVSKNQIAITLGRHKSTIGREITRNTGQCGYRYKQAERIAKQRHIDKPKNIKMTAELQQIITPLIKEKWSPDCISGRLKQQGKDSVSHETIYRYILANKAAGGDLYTYLRHQAKPYRKRYGKNDYRGTIPSRVDIDERPQVVDDKTRLGDWEADTVIGKGHKGVLVTLTERVSRLNFAISIERKESELTKEAIINALEPFKRWVHTITFDNGREFCGHEAIAKTLDCGTYFAKPYHSWQRGLNENHNGLLRQYFPKKEPLDKVTQDEVDSAITALNHRPRKGLNYRTPWEVFCQITGVDINKSQGVALIA
- a CDS encoding glycosyltransferase family 9 protein — translated: MLLKRVNKSWQLARDRIRRKLGVFLFDSKVDDVICPVADLQHVVFIRWDAKWGDAIVSSLMIKPLRKAYPGIKITIVTSAAMSGYFADYLDVDQVLEVSGRPTYRQLNYLAQQLRPVDLLIHFNMHMKMKDLYLLNKVQAKRVAGLDDDIGRVNLKLGKLTHGLHFSEKLVYLLQCLGIKEEHPKYHIPLNTAAVLKVERFLEGIANKPLLVINPCGGDKARRLNNANTRKIINAALDILPAINIAVLSTPDTVSEVEKLCADVARDNVFYNPESRTIYDAIALILKADWVISVDTAIVHIAAGLNKRQLALYNPDELNYSDWHPHSDRAITCFSEQARPADINALAWKTLLPLLVKLLKS
- a CDS encoding putative lipoprotein, with protein sequence MQIKPFLFPVLIIISLAQGCSFSYSSKSSSNSSGGSSKSSASSSSSKSSADNEEYQLQVIGYTSAYVTTSDFDRDAFSRGISQIATANGITNWEDDEPTMIAIGQALKKSDITGSVYETYKAEIANSDADRMKLIQKGYEMKKD
- the hemL gene encoding glutamate-1-semialdehyde 2,1-aminomutase; the protein is MTESAILFSEAKKFIPGGVNSPVRSFSGVGGTPVYIDHAKGAYLYDSEGKQYTDYVGSWGPMIVGHAHQDVLDVVNETAAKGLSFGAPTELETLMAKKICKLVPSIEQVRMVSSGTEATMSAIRLARGYTGRNKIVKFEGCYHGHSDSLLVKAGSGALTLGVPSSPGVPAAVAADTITLTYNDSDSVKQTFAQIGEQIAAIIVEPVAGNMNCILPVPGFLETLREVCDQYETVLIFDEVMTGFRVDKHCAQGLYNIKPDLTTLGKIIGGGMPVGAFGGAHKIMSSLAPVGSVYQAGTLSGNPVAMAAGYKTLELLSAANFHQHLAEKTRLLAEGIQAKAIAAGIGMSINVVGGMFGLFFSQDDHISSFAQVMRCDQELFKQFFHGMLNEGFYLAPSAFEAGFVSSAHSDADITATIAAAERVFNQL
- a CDS encoding RelA/SpoT family protein; protein product: MPRFSSSTQDLFTRFSAEESALIQKAIALVENLEAIESNHPNGIDVALNLLSLNVDLETILAAILSDSRLLNYPLKTEFGSVVASLVSNIKELNSLKIYSKNISTQASQIEILRRMLLSTANDIRALLIKLAYRLARLKTLAQEEQEIRHFIAQETLDLYAPIANRLGIGQLKWALEDYAFRYLEPENYLFVAKELENKRVHRQECIDAFIQQLNKALSDSELRVEIKGRPKHIYSIWQKMQRKNLPIEDLYDLLAVRVITQQTAHCYEILGIVHQHWTSIPKEFDDYISNPKNNGYQSLHTVILDAENNRIEVQIRTKEMHDFAELGVAAHWRYKEGSKQDIATEKSIASLRQLLEEKDGDTLLASFRTELFADRVYVLTPTGQLIDLIKGATPLDFAYAIHTDVGHRCRGAKVNGSIVSLTYPLQTGEQVEILTSNEIAPNPKWIDPNLAYLKTPRAIQKVKAWLKLQGKDKHLLMGQQQLEKEVLRIGLKKDYQTKLLQHFNLSDMNRLYIALGRKVINSRQLNNALLEIEGKKEKAKVKKVTPSQTNKLEITVAGTDNILTHFARCCEPQLDDELIGYISHTNGIAIHKVDCENIRKLDDEQRKQIFAVNLKVNNA